A genome region from Micromonospora inyonensis includes the following:
- the aroA gene encoding 3-phosphoshikimate 1-carboxyvinyltransferase → MGNLTATRPLQPWTAPTASDPVSATLRLPGSKSLTARALVLGALASGPSTLLGALRARDTELMAGALRAMGAHMSIADDDRWLVRPHRLVGPAHVDVGLAGTVMRFVPPVAGLTDGRVTFDGDPAARTRPLGPLVGALRSLGVRIDVTGPGSLPLTVLGTGRVTGGEVVIDASASSQLVSGLLLAAPRFDRGVVVRHVGPPVPSAPHLRMTVQMLRAAGAAVDDGTPDVWTVEPGPLSGRVWEIEPDLSGAVPFFAAALVTGGEVTLRGWPRSSAQPVERLRSLLHEMGGQVSLSTAGLTVRGTGTVHGITADLADVSELTPVLTALAMLADSPSVFTGVGHIRGHETDRIAALAREFTGLGADVTESPDGLEIRPRPLRGGVFRTYHDHRMAHAAAVTGLAVPGVELDDVSCTSKTMPEFPALWSGMVTGGN, encoded by the coding sequence GTGGGGAATCTGACCGCGACCCGTCCGTTGCAGCCGTGGACCGCGCCGACCGCCAGCGACCCGGTCTCGGCGACGCTCCGACTGCCCGGCTCCAAGTCGCTGACCGCGCGGGCCCTGGTGCTCGGTGCCCTGGCCAGCGGGCCGTCCACCCTGCTGGGGGCGCTCCGCGCCCGGGACACCGAGCTGATGGCCGGCGCGCTGCGGGCGATGGGCGCGCACATGTCGATCGCCGACGACGACCGGTGGCTGGTCCGGCCGCACCGCCTGGTCGGGCCGGCACACGTGGACGTCGGCCTGGCCGGCACGGTGATGCGCTTCGTCCCGCCGGTGGCCGGACTCACCGACGGCCGGGTCACCTTCGACGGCGACCCGGCGGCCCGGACCCGCCCGCTCGGCCCGCTGGTCGGGGCGCTGCGCTCGCTCGGCGTCCGGATCGACGTCACCGGCCCGGGGAGCCTGCCGCTGACCGTGCTCGGCACCGGCCGGGTGACCGGCGGCGAGGTGGTGATCGACGCCTCCGCCTCCAGTCAGCTCGTCTCCGGGCTACTGCTCGCCGCCCCGCGCTTCGACCGGGGCGTGGTGGTCCGGCACGTGGGTCCGCCGGTCCCGTCCGCGCCGCACCTGCGGATGACCGTGCAGATGCTCCGGGCCGCGGGCGCGGCCGTGGACGACGGCACGCCGGACGTCTGGACGGTCGAGCCCGGTCCGCTCAGCGGCCGGGTCTGGGAGATCGAACCGGACCTCTCCGGTGCGGTTCCGTTCTTCGCCGCCGCGCTGGTCACCGGGGGTGAGGTCACCCTGCGTGGCTGGCCGCGCAGCAGCGCCCAGCCGGTCGAGCGGCTCCGCTCGCTGCTGCACGAGATGGGCGGGCAGGTGAGCCTCTCCACGGCCGGGCTGACCGTCCGGGGCACCGGCACGGTGCACGGCATCACCGCCGACCTCGCCGACGTCAGCGAGCTGACCCCGGTGCTGACCGCGCTCGCCATGCTCGCCGACTCCCCGTCGGTGTTCACCGGCGTCGGGCACATCCGGGGCCACGAGACCGACCGGATCGCCGCCCTGGCCCGGGAGTTCACCGGGCTCGGCGCGGACGTCACCGAGTCCCCCGACGGGCTGGAGATCCGTCCCCGGCCGCTGCGCGGCGGGGTGTTCCGCACGTACCACGACCACCGGATGGCGCACGCCGCCGCGGTGACCGGTCTGGCCGTGCCGGGCGTCGAACTCGACGACGTGTCGTGCACC